A genomic window from Solanum stenotomum isolate F172 chromosome 10, ASM1918654v1, whole genome shotgun sequence includes:
- the LOC125841195 gene encoding probable carboxylesterase 17, whose product MSIVAEAPGYIQVFSDGSVKRFEPEIATASIEPSNGYMSKDVVIDSSKPILGRMYLPESSVHQHFPVLVYFHGGGFCIGSTTWLGYHVFLGDLSVSSKSIILSVDYRLAPENRLPIAYEDCYSALEWLIKNIEFEPWLKRADLSQLFLSGDSAGGNIVHQVAIQAITSEVFRGRLKGLLPIHPYFGSEKRTELEMDNGSAGGVEMNDMFWRLSLPQGSNRDYFGCNFENAQLSVAEWSQFPAVIVFVAGLDLLKERGVTYAEFLKKKKGVKSHVKVVEAEEQVHVYHVFHPESEATRLLQNQMSDFINSFRK is encoded by the coding sequence ATGTCCATAGTTGCAGAGGCACCAGGTTACATCCAAGTTTTTTCTGATGGCTCAGTGAAGCGATTCGAGCCAGAAATAGCTACTGCATCAATTGAACCTTCCAATGGCTACATGTCAAAGGATGTCGTCATTGATTCTTCGAAACCTATATTAGGTAGAATGTACCTTCCTGAATCAAGTGTTCACCAGCACTTTCCTGTTCTTGTCTACTTCCATGGTGGTGGATTTTGTATCGGCTCAACTACATGGCTCGGTTACCATGTTTTTCTTGGAGATTTAAGTGTGTCTTCAAAATCTATCATCCTTTCAGTAGACTATCGTCTTGCACCGGAAAATAGACTTCCTATAGCTTATGAAGATTGCTATTCTGCATTGGAATGGCTGATCAAGAACATAGAATTTGAACCATGGCTGAAAAGGGCTGATCTTTCTCAGCTTTTTCTCTCCGGGGACAGTGCTGGAGGTAACATAGTTCATCAGGTTGCTATCCAGGCGATTACAAGTGAAGTTTTTCGTGGTAGACTAAAGGGGTTGCTGCCAATTCATCCCTATTTTGGGAGTGAAAAGAGGACTGAATTAGAGATGGATAATGGATCAGCAGGGGGTGTGGAAATGAACGACATGTTTTGGAGACTGAGCTTGCCTCAAGGATCAAATCGTGATTATTTTGGATGTAATTTTGAGAATGCTCAACTATCTGTGGCTGAATGGTCTCAGTTTCCAGCAGTGATTGTTTTTGTTGCTGGTTTGGACTTGTTGAAAGAAAGGGGAGTCACGTACGCTGAAttcttaaagaagaagaaaggtgtGAAAAGTCATGTGAAGGTGGTTGAAGCTGAGGAACAGGTTCATGTTTATCATGTATTTCATCCTGAATCAGAGGCTACTCGTTTGCTTCAGAACCAAATGAGTGATTTCATAAATAGTTTTAGGAAATGA
- the LOC125841193 gene encoding probable sugar phosphate/phosphate translocator At2g25520: MGKGAALSNGVVKKIILSYTYVAIWIFLSFTVIVYNKYILDRKLYGWPFPISLTMIHMTFCSSLAFLLVRVFKVVEPVSLSRNVYLTCILPIGALYSVSLWLSNSAYIYLSVSFIQMLKALMPVAVYTIGILFKKDTFNNSTMGNMLAISVGVAIAAYGEAKYDSWGVFLQLLAVLFEATRLVMIQILLTSKGISLNPITSLYYVAPSCLVFLSIPWIFVELPILRQSSSFQFDFAIFGTNSLCAFALNLAVFLLVGKTSALTMNVAGVVKDWLLIAFSWSVIKDTVTPVNLIGYGLAFLGVAYYNHKKLQALKAKEAQKKSQQADEEAGRLLTERDSNGSSDGKKGDSQA; encoded by the coding sequence ATGGGGAAAGGTGCTGCCTTGTCAAACGGAGTAGTGAAGAAGATCATTCTTTCTTATACATATGTAGCAATCTGGATCTTCCTCTCCTTCACTGTCATTGTTTACAACAAATACATTCTTGACCGCAAGCTCTATGGATGGCCCTTTCCCATCTCTCTAACAATGATCCACATGACCTTTTGTTCATCTTTAGCTTTCCTCCTTGTTCGTGTTTTCAAAGTTGTTGAGCCTGTTTCCTTATCTCGGAATGTTTATCTCACTTGCATACTTCCCATTGGTGCTCTTTACTCTGTTTCTCTTTGGCTTTCAAATTCTGCTTACATTTATCTTTCTGTTTCCTTTATACAAATGCTCAAAGCCCTTATGCCTGTTGCTGTTTATACCATCGGGATCTTGTTTAAAAAGGACACTTTTAACAACTCCACCATGGGTAATATGCTGGCAATTTCAGTGGGTGTTGCTATTGCTGCTTATGGTGAAGCAAAGTATGATTCTTGGGGTGTTTTTCTTCAGTTGCTTGCTGTTTTGTTTGAGGCTACTAGACTTGTTATGATCCAGATCTTGTTGACTTCAAAGGGTATTAGTTTGAATCCAATTACTTCTCTCTACTATGTTGCTCCTAGCTGCTTGGTTTTCTTGTCAATTCCTTGGATTTTTGTGGAGCTTCCAATTTTGAGACAGAGCTCGagttttcaatttgattttgcTATTTTTGGGACTAATTCGTTGTGTGCCTTCGCCTTGAACTTGGCTGTGTTCTTGTTGGTGGGAAAGACTTCAGCTTTGACTATGAATGTTGCTGGGGTTGTCAAAGATTGGCTTCTTATTGCATTTTCTTGGTCAGTGATTAAGGACACTGTGACTCCAGTGAATCTGATTGGGTATGGATTAGCTTTCTTGGGAGTTGCATACTATAATCATAAGAAGTTACAGGCATTGAAGGCAAAGGAAGCACAGAAGAAATCTCAGCAAGCTGATGAGGAAGCAGGGAGATTGTTGACTGAGAGAGACTCTAATGGATCATCTGATGGAAAGAAGGGTGATTCACAGGCCTAG